The Desulfonatronum lacustre DSM 10312 region GGAAGCCTCTCCGTTGGACAACATCGCCGACGTGGACCTGGAGACGGAACGTCAAACCCTATCCACGCACATCCAACGCGACCCCTCGCATGAAGAGTTCGTCAATTATCTGAACCACCCCGGCGACGCCCTGAAGACCATCGAATTCCGGCAGCGCTTCGGCGACCCGAACCAACTTCCCTTGGACGTCTGGTTCGAGGGGCTGGAACCCGGACAGGAGATGCAGTTCCTGGACAGCGACGGCAAGCCCCGTACCATGATGATTTTGGACATTTCCCGCCCGGACGCCCAGGGTGTGAGCGTGATCCGTTATACCCTGGACTCGGAATTTCTCACGCACCAGGTCAAGGTCGCCGAGGCTTCGGGCAAGGTCCTGGAAGGATTGGAGATGGCCGTTCCAGGCAACCCTTACCATGTCGGATCACCCTGCAACGGCGACCTTTGGGTGATGCACGTCAAGCCCGGGGATGTGGTCCATCAAGGCGAGGAACTGTTTAACATTTCCGTCATGAAACAGGAGAAGTCGATCCTTTCCCCGGTTCACGGTCAGGTGAAGCGCATCCTGAAATTCGCCAACTACACCGAGGATCGCAAGATGGTTCCGGTCCGCGAGGGCGAGTTGCTGGTGGAGCTCAGCGACATGCCTCGTCTGTGCGGTGGATGTTCCTGCCCTCTGCCTCCTTTAGACGAGGTGAACTTTTGCCCGTCCTGCGGCCATCAACACGGTCAGGAAGGCTGACCGGCAAAGCATCACGCGGATTGACTTCGAGTTATTTGAAACGCTAAGTGTACACCGGTATTTGCTTGTTGAGATCGTTCGGAGATTTTCACGACATGAATGCCATGGAAACCGACTGCCCTTTCCCCGGGATGAAGTTGCCGCCCGTAAAGCCGGACGTGCCGTCAAGGAGGAGTGAGAATGGCCAAATCAGACAAGGATAAAGGTTCGCCCCCCAAGGAGAGCCACGTCGTCGCAGATGCCGAGGTCAAGCCCGTCAAGGGGGCGAAAAAGGCTGAAATCGCGGCGATTGAAAAAAAACTCGTCCTGAACGGCGAGGACATCGTCACGCTGGGCGAGCCCGCGGAACTGCTGGTGGGGGGAAAGAACTACAACACCGCCCTGATCAGTCAGGTCGAAAACATCCGGGCCCCTCAGTTCAGGGCCATATCATCCATTGTCTTTCATCGGCTGCTTGATGAGACCAAGGTCAACGCGGCGTTGATCCGGTCCACCGTGGACAAGGAATACGACCGGATCAGCTGGAGCGATTCCGACATCAACAAAGACCCGGAATTCATCAGGCACCTTGTGCGCCGCTTGGCAAAACAGATCAAGGATTCCGAAAAAGGGAAGGAAAGCCAGGTCAAGCTGCGGACCTTCATCAACAACATCGTTGAAGGCTTCGCCGTTTCTCCCGAGGGAATCGACCAGCTCCGCAAGCGTTCCGTGCTGGTCCAGGTGGCCATTTTGGCGGTTCAGATGCCCGCGGATCTGGAGGACGCCGTCAAGCAGTCCTACATTGATATCTGCAAGGAAGCCGGCTTGGAGAACATCCCCGTGGCCGTGCGCTCGTCAGCTGCCGGAGAGGACAGCCGCAAGAAGGCCTTCGCCGGGTTACAGGATACCTACCTGAACATCGTCGGCGAGCAGTCCGTGGTGGAAGCCTACCAGTGGGACTGCGCCTCGGCCTACAACCTGCGGAGCATGACCTATCGTCGGGAAGCCATTCTGGACATGGTCGCCCTGGCGGAGCGCACCGGCGACGAGTCCATCGTGGAGAACGCCAAGAAGGAATGGGCCATCGAGAACACGTCCCTGTCCGTGTGCATCATGCGGATGATCAATCCGATGATCTCCGGAACGGCCTTCAGCGCGGACACCTCCACGGGTTGTCGGGGCACGGACCGTCACGACCTGGTCTCCATCGACGCCAGCTACGGCCTCGGTGAGGCTGTGGTCAGCGGGATGGTCACCCCGGACAAGTTCTACGTTTTTCAGCGCGACGACGGAGTGGAAATCGTACTGCGCTATATGGGTTTCAAGACCAAGAAGATCATTTACGCGGAAAAAGGGGCCGGCACCGTCACTGCGGACGTCCCTATCGACGAGGTCTTCCGCTGGTCCCTCTCCCTGGCTCAGGCCGAGGAACTGGCCAGGGGCGTGCGCTGCATCAGCAAGAGCTACGGCGGAATGATCACGGATACCGAGTTCTGCATCGACAGTTCGGACCGGATCTGGTTCGTCCAGGCCCGACCGGAGACTCGTTGGAACGAGGAACTGGAGAAGCATCCGCATACGATTTTCATGCGTCGGCTGGAGGTCGATCCGTCGGCCATCCAGAAAGCCGAACTCATTCTGGAGGGTAACGGGGCGTCCCGCGGGGCGGGGCAAGGGATCGTTCGTTTTCTGCGCTCCGCTCTGGAGCTGAACAAGATCACCAAGGGCGACATTTTGGCCGCTGACCGAACCGACCCGGACATGGTGCCCGGAATGCGGATCGCCTCGGCCATTCTCGCCGACGCCGGCGGAGACACCAGTCACGCGGCCATTACCTCCCGCGAGTTGGGAATCCCGGCGGTGATCGGCATCCAGCGCCTGGAGACGCTCCAGGGATTGGACGGCCAGGAAGTGACCGTGGACGGCTCCCGGGGGCGGGCCTATCGAGGTTTGCTGCCCCTGGTCGAGGTGGGTGGGGAGATCGACGTCAGCGCCCTGCCGAAGACCAAGACCAAGATCGGCCTGATTCTGGCCGACGTGGACCAGGCGCTCTTTTTGTCCCGGTTGCGGGAACTGCCGGATTTCGAAGTCGGTTTGCTCCGGGCCGAGTTCATGCTGGGCAGTGTCGGGGTTCATCCCCTGGCCCTTGAAGCCTACGACAACGGTCAGCTTCAGGTTCTCGTGGACAAAAAGCTGACCGAGTTGAACAACGAGTTGACCAAACTGGTGCGGGAACAGTTGACCCAGGGGATCATCACCTTTGATCTCAAGTTACGCCAGTACGTGGGCATCGTCACCGGCCTGAGCAAGGAGATCGAAACCCTCACCGAAAAAGGCGGGGACAAGGGCACGGATCAGGTCCTGGCCATCCACCGGCAATTGCGGGATCTGGACGTCAAGCTGAACGAGCATTTGGAGTTGGCCTCCCACAAGCTGGAACAATTGAAAACCGCTCCGGATCTGCGCGAGCACGTGATTACGATCATGGGCTTTTCGGAATTGCTCGACAGCACCCACGGACTGGATGAAGGACGACTCAAGCATCGCCAGGAAATCGAGGACAGGGTCCAGGGGATTATCCAGCGGATCAAGGACGAGCCGGTGGTCGTGGACATCATGAAGCGCATCGACGCCATGCGCACGGAAGTCGCGTTGCGTTCCGGTCTGGAACGGGAGCGGGAAGAAGTGCGCACCCTGCCGCAACGGATCAAGGACCTGATTCGCTCCAAGGGCTATCGGTCCGGCAAGGAACACTACATCCAGACCCTGGCCCAGGGCCTTTCCCTGTTCGCCATGGCCTTTTACGGCAAGGAGATCATCTACCGGACCACGGATTATAAGACCAACGAGTACAGGAACTTGATGGGCGGTCTGCTTTTCGAGTCCATGGAAGACAATCCGATGCTCGGCTTTCGAGGCGTTTCCCGCAACATCCATGACTGGGAAATCGAGTCTTTCAAACAGGCCCGGGGGATTTTCGGCGGCAAGAATCTGAATCTGATGCTGCCCTTCGTGCGCACCCTGGAAGAGGCCCGCAGCATGCGCCGCTACCTGGAAGGTGTGCACAACCTCAAATCCGGGGACGACGGCCTGAAGATCATCCTGATGTCCGAAATTCCCAGCAACGCGATCTTGACCAAGCAATTCATCCAGGAGTTCGACGGTTTCTCCATCGGCTCCAACGACATGACCCAGTTGGTATTGGGCACGGACCGGGACAACCCTCGATTGCGGCATATCTATGACGAGGAAGATCCAGCCGTGGTCTGGGCCATCCTGAGCACGATCTTCACCGGACAGAAGTTCGGCAAAAAGGTCGGGTTCTGCGGGCAGGGCGTTTCCAACAGCAAGATCATTCGCGGTCTGGTCTGCATCGCCGGCATTGTGTCGGCCTCCGTGGTGCCGGACACCTATGCCCAGACCAAAAAAGACGTCGCCGAACTGGAAGCCGAGGATATCCCCGTTGAAAAGCTGGGCGTGTGGCTCAAGGATCAGCACTTGGAACGGTTGAGAAAGGTCATGACTGAAAACAAGTATGACCACATCTTGAAGAAGAACCGCACGGCCAAGGACTTGATGGATTGGTTCGAGGGCGAGATGACCCGGCTGCACGAACAGCTTCAGGATCAAATCGGCAAGCCTCGAGAGGATTTCTTGCGTCAAGAGATCGACCAATTCCGGCGGCTTTTCCACAAGCCGGCGATCTATGCCAACTGGGATTGGGAGGAGACCGTCCTGGACGCCCTGCGCCATTCCGGGTTCCAGTCGTATGAAGAACAGGTCGCGGCCTTGCGCGAGCAGCGGGTCAAGTACAACCCCGCCGGTTAGATTGTCGATTTTCCCTCATTGCCCTCTTACGACGTCACGTCGGTCTGAGCGGACGAAATGAGAAAGGCCCCGAAAACGGGGCCTTTCTTCATGGCATGAAGCCATCGCCGTGTCCGTTCACGTTCAAGAAAAGCTCATGGCTTCGTAACTACTCACTTGCGTTCCGGCTTGTCTCGATTTTTCAGCCTCGCAACTCCTTCCCCGGCTTCGTAA contains the following coding sequences:
- a CDS encoding PEP/pyruvate-binding domain-containing protein, which translates into the protein MAKSDKDKGSPPKESHVVADAEVKPVKGAKKAEIAAIEKKLVLNGEDIVTLGEPAELLVGGKNYNTALISQVENIRAPQFRAISSIVFHRLLDETKVNAALIRSTVDKEYDRISWSDSDINKDPEFIRHLVRRLAKQIKDSEKGKESQVKLRTFINNIVEGFAVSPEGIDQLRKRSVLVQVAILAVQMPADLEDAVKQSYIDICKEAGLENIPVAVRSSAAGEDSRKKAFAGLQDTYLNIVGEQSVVEAYQWDCASAYNLRSMTYRREAILDMVALAERTGDESIVENAKKEWAIENTSLSVCIMRMINPMISGTAFSADTSTGCRGTDRHDLVSIDASYGLGEAVVSGMVTPDKFYVFQRDDGVEIVLRYMGFKTKKIIYAEKGAGTVTADVPIDEVFRWSLSLAQAEELARGVRCISKSYGGMITDTEFCIDSSDRIWFVQARPETRWNEELEKHPHTIFMRRLEVDPSAIQKAELILEGNGASRGAGQGIVRFLRSALELNKITKGDILAADRTDPDMVPGMRIASAILADAGGDTSHAAITSRELGIPAVIGIQRLETLQGLDGQEVTVDGSRGRAYRGLLPLVEVGGEIDVSALPKTKTKIGLILADVDQALFLSRLRELPDFEVGLLRAEFMLGSVGVHPLALEAYDNGQLQVLVDKKLTELNNELTKLVREQLTQGIITFDLKLRQYVGIVTGLSKEIETLTEKGGDKGTDQVLAIHRQLRDLDVKLNEHLELASHKLEQLKTAPDLREHVITIMGFSELLDSTHGLDEGRLKHRQEIEDRVQGIIQRIKDEPVVVDIMKRIDAMRTEVALRSGLEREREEVRTLPQRIKDLIRSKGYRSGKEHYIQTLAQGLSLFAMAFYGKEIIYRTTDYKTNEYRNLMGGLLFESMEDNPMLGFRGVSRNIHDWEIESFKQARGIFGGKNLNLMLPFVRTLEEARSMRRYLEGVHNLKSGDDGLKIILMSEIPSNAILTKQFIQEFDGFSIGSNDMTQLVLGTDRDNPRLRHIYDEEDPAVVWAILSTIFTGQKFGKKVGFCGQGVSNSKIIRGLVCIAGIVSASVVPDTYAQTKKDVAELEAEDIPVEKLGVWLKDQHLERLRKVMTENKYDHILKKNRTAKDLMDWFEGEMTRLHEQLQDQIGKPREDFLRQEIDQFRRLFHKPAIYANWDWEETVLDALRHSGFQSYEEQVAALREQRVKYNPAG